Proteins encoded in a region of the Deltaproteobacteria bacterium genome:
- a CDS encoding archease: MPRYRVMDHTADLGVYFYGATPEEVLINAGAVLFELMLSGKPRSGDIQKTVILEGLDLEDLLVRWLSELLYFFSVRKEVMTGAEIKSLSSTRLEARIKLAPFDPATQALKMEIKAPTYHQLELKPREAGWRARVIFDL, encoded by the coding sequence TGCCTCGCTACCGGGTTATGGATCATACGGCTGACCTGGGGGTGTATTTTTACGGGGCCACCCCGGAAGAGGTCTTGATTAATGCTGGCGCTGTATTGTTTGAGCTCATGCTCAGCGGCAAGCCTCGAAGCGGTGATATCCAAAAGACCGTCATCCTCGAAGGGTTGGACCTGGAGGACCTGCTGGTGCGCTGGCTTTCTGAACTCCTTTATTTCTTTTCCGTTCGGAAAGAGGTCATGACCGGGGCTGAAATCAAATCGCTCTCCAGTACTCGACTTGAAGCCCGGATTAAGTTGGCCCCTTTTGATCCCGCGACCCAGGCGCTCAAAATGGAAATCAAGGCCCCGACCTACCATCAATTGGAGCTTAAGCCTAGAGAAGCGGGCTGGCGAGCCAGGGTTATTTTTGACCTTTAA
- a CDS encoding RtcB family protein codes for MEIKRLDDYRWEIPATGAMRVPGLVFADAELIKEIHRDGSLKQVANVAQLPGIIGHSLAMPDIHQGYGFPIGGVAAFDFEEGIISPGGVGYDINCGVRLMTSALSVSDLKPYLTVLIERLYKDIPSGLGSTGPLKLSKAEIKKVLTNGAGWAVKNGFGEPGDLNHSEEGGAMEGADPEVLSERALERGLKQLGTLGSGNHFLELDRVDEIFDEKAAQAFGLFKDQVTVLIHSGSRGLGYQVCDDFLKTMMKAVNQEELALPDRQLACAFIQSKPGRKYFAAMAAAANYAWANRQVIMHWTRESFEKTLGLGPRDLRMNLVYDVAHNIAKKERHEVDGREQWVCVHRKGATRAFPPTHPDIPADYRHVGQPVLIPGDMGRSSFVLAGAAGAMEESFGSSCHGAGRVLSRTAARKKAKGRSIYGELEQQGIVVRFSGRDTLAEEMPEAYKDVTRVVEVVHQAGLARKVARLKPLGLIKG; via the coding sequence ATGGAGATAAAGCGGCTTGACGACTATCGCTGGGAGATTCCGGCCACGGGCGCCATGCGCGTTCCCGGGCTGGTTTTTGCCGACGCCGAATTGATAAAGGAAATCCACCGGGATGGGAGCTTAAAGCAGGTGGCCAACGTTGCCCAACTGCCTGGCATTATTGGCCATTCTCTGGCCATGCCGGATATCCATCAGGGTTACGGCTTTCCCATTGGCGGGGTGGCGGCCTTTGATTTTGAGGAAGGGATCATCTCTCCGGGCGGGGTGGGTTACGATATCAACTGCGGCGTCCGTTTGATGACCTCCGCCCTGAGCGTGAGCGATCTCAAGCCGTACCTAACGGTCCTCATTGAAAGGCTTTACAAAGATATCCCGAGCGGCCTTGGGTCCACCGGACCGCTTAAATTAAGCAAGGCGGAAATCAAGAAGGTCCTGACAAACGGCGCCGGGTGGGCAGTTAAGAATGGCTTCGGCGAACCAGGTGACCTGAATCACTCTGAAGAGGGCGGCGCCATGGAAGGGGCCGACCCGGAGGTCCTGAGCGAACGAGCCCTGGAGCGAGGTCTGAAGCAGCTGGGCACCCTCGGATCAGGGAACCATTTCCTCGAGCTGGATCGGGTGGACGAAATCTTCGATGAAAAGGCCGCCCAGGCCTTCGGCCTGTTCAAGGATCAGGTCACGGTCCTTATTCACTCCGGGTCCCGCGGCCTTGGCTACCAGGTCTGCGACGATTTCCTCAAGACGATGATGAAGGCAGTCAACCAGGAGGAGCTGGCCCTGCCAGATCGCCAGTTGGCCTGCGCCTTTATTCAGTCGAAGCCCGGGCGTAAGTATTTCGCGGCCATGGCCGCGGCCGCGAACTATGCCTGGGCCAACCGTCAGGTCATCATGCACTGGACCCGGGAGAGCTTTGAAAAGACCCTCGGCCTTGGCCCGCGGGACCTCAGGATGAACCTGGTCTATGACGTGGCCCACAATATCGCCAAAAAAGAGCGGCATGAGGTTGACGGGCGGGAGCAATGGGTCTGCGTGCACCGCAAAGGGGCAACCCGGGCCTTCCCGCCCACCCACCCCGATATCCCGGCTGATTACCGTCATGTCGGCCAGCCGGTTCTCATTCCAGGAGACATGGGCCGTTCTTCCTTTGTCCTGGCCGGAGCGGCCGGAGCCATGGAGGAATCCTTCGGGTCGTCATGTCACGGCGCCGGCCGGGTCCTGTCCCGCACAGCAGCCAGGAAGAAGGCCAAGGGCCGGTCCATATATGGTGAACTGGAGCAGCAGGGCATCGTGGTGCGCTTCTCCGGGCGGGATACCCTGGCCGAGGAGATGCCAGAGGCCTATAAGGATGTCACCCGCGTCGTTGAGGTGGTCCATCAGGCCGGGCTGGCGCGAAAGGTGGCCCGCCTCAAGCCGCTGGGACTGATCAAGGGTTAG